From the Deinococcus sonorensis KR-87 genome, the window GGCGGTCTGTTCAGCCGCGGCCGCGGGTTTCAAAGCCCTGTGCGCGCAGCAGCTCTCCGGCCCGCTGAACATCGTCTGGCGTCTCCAGGCCGAGCCGCACGGCGCCGCCCTGCTCGCGCACACTCAGGACCTCAATGTCCTTGATGTTCACGCCCGCCTGACCGAGCGCGTTGGTGATGATGCCCAGCTGGTTGGGCCGGTCCGGAATGGCCACCACCAGATCGAAGCGGGGCGGCAGCAGGCTGCGCTTCACCACCGGCAGGCTGTCGCGGGTGCGCTTGCCCTCCACGGCCGCCTCCAGCAGCTCCTCCGGCTGGTCCAGCGTCTCGGCAAGGTGCTCCAGCTGCCGGGTGAAGCGCTGCAGCGCCTCGCGCAGCGCCGCCCGGTTCTCCACCACCATGTCGCGGCTCATGCGCGGGTCGCCGCTGGCCACCCGGGTCAGGTCACGGAAGCCGCCGGCCGCCAGCAGCGACAGCCGCTCGTCGCGGGCCACCATGTGCGTCAGCGCGAGGCTGGCCAAATACGGCAGGTGGCTGATGGTGGCCACCAGCGTGTCGTGGGCGTCGGGCGGCATCACCACCGGAGCCGCGCCGAGCTGCTCCACCAGCATCCGCACCCGCGAGAGGGCGGTGAGCGGAGTGGTCTCGGTGGGCGTCAGCACCCAGACTGCATTTTCCAGCAGCGCGGCGCTGGCGTGCTGCACCCCGCCGCGCTCGCTGCCGGCCATCGGATGGCCCGGCACGAAATGCCTCACGCCCAGCCGCTCC encodes:
- a CDS encoding prephenate dehydrogenase/arogenate dehydrogenase family protein yields the protein MFRTAVIAGVGLIGGSMALGLRQRGLAGRVIGYDASSDALHEAEALGVIDEARATPGEWLRDADLVVLAAPVKALGPLARELAPFLNPQALVTDVGSVKGGIAAELERLGVRHFVPGHPMAGSERGGVQHASAALLENAVWVLTPTETTPLTALSRVRMLVEQLGAAPVVMPPDAHDTLVATISHLPYLASLALTHMVARDERLSLLAAGGFRDLTRVASGDPRMSRDMVVENRAALREALQRFTRQLEHLAETLDQPEELLEAAVEGKRTRDSLPVVKRSLLPPRFDLVVAIPDRPNQLGIITNALGQAGVNIKDIEVLSVREQGGAVRLGLETPDDVQRAGELLRAQGFETRGRG